A region from the Candidatus Electrothrix scaldis genome encodes:
- the rpiB gene encoding ribose 5-phosphate isomerase B yields the protein MKIAVGSDHGGFELKELIVRFLGELGQEVESVGCHSLNSVDYPDFAEKVCAAVRTGTCDCGILVCGTGIGMSIAANRHKEIRAALCHEAFTARMSREHNNSNVLCLGGRVVGPEIALDIVKTWVETEFAGGRHQRRLDMFS from the coding sequence ATGAAGATCGCAGTAGGCAGTGACCACGGGGGCTTTGAGCTCAAGGAACTGATCGTTCGATTTCTGGGAGAGCTGGGTCAGGAGGTTGAGTCTGTGGGCTGCCATTCCTTGAACTCTGTTGATTATCCGGATTTTGCTGAAAAGGTGTGTGCCGCTGTACGTACAGGAACCTGTGATTGCGGCATTCTCGTTTGCGGTACAGGTATTGGAATGTCTATTGCCGCCAATCGGCATAAGGAAATCCGGGCAGCACTTTGTCATGAGGCCTTTACTGCCAGAATGAGCCGTGAGCATAATAACTCTAACGTGTTGTGCTTAGGTGGACGGGTTGTAGGACCTGAAATTGCCCTGGATATCGTCAAAACCTGGGTAGAAACGGAGTTTGCAGGTGGCCGTCATCAGAGAAGACTGGATATGTTCAGTTAA
- the glyA gene encoding serine hydroxymethyltransferase, which yields MATLKETDLDIYTQIQYELERQANQLELIASENIVSPAVLEAQGSIFTNKYAEGYPSRRYYGGCDHADVVEALACERAKELFNAEYANVQPHSGSQSNMAVYFATLKPGDKVLGMDLAHGGHLTHGATVSFSGKLFNFISYGVKRDTETIDMAEVERIAFENRPKMIVAGASAYPRIIDFEGFRHIADQIGALFMVDMAHIAGLVAAGVHPSPVPYADFVTTTTHKTLRGPRGGLILAKKKFAKALDSNIFPGIQGGPLVHVISAKAVSFKEAMTEEYRQYQKQVVANASTLATRLAEHGFRIVSGGTDNHLMLIDLSSKNLTGKDAEERLEQAGLTVNKNAIPFDKQSRFVTSGIRIGTPSVTTRGLKEPEMVMIADWINRVLTSGEEEAALVRQEVRQLCDTVPLYPEITRDSSLS from the coding sequence ATGGCAACGCTAAAAGAAACAGACCTGGATATCTATACACAGATTCAATATGAGCTTGAGCGTCAGGCCAATCAGCTGGAGCTGATCGCCTCAGAAAATATTGTTTCACCAGCCGTATTGGAGGCGCAAGGCTCCATTTTTACCAATAAATATGCGGAAGGCTATCCGAGCAGACGCTACTATGGTGGTTGTGATCATGCCGATGTGGTGGAGGCTCTTGCCTGTGAGCGTGCAAAGGAACTGTTCAATGCAGAATACGCCAATGTGCAGCCGCATTCCGGGAGCCAGTCTAACATGGCTGTTTATTTTGCTACCCTGAAACCTGGTGATAAGGTACTGGGTATGGACTTGGCGCACGGTGGACACCTGACCCACGGCGCAACAGTTTCTTTTTCCGGCAAGCTGTTCAACTTCATTTCTTACGGAGTGAAGCGGGATACAGAGACCATTGATATGGCCGAGGTGGAAAGGATCGCCTTTGAGAACCGTCCCAAGATGATCGTGGCCGGTGCCAGTGCCTATCCCCGTATTATTGATTTTGAAGGTTTTCGTCATATAGCTGATCAGATTGGTGCGCTGTTTATGGTGGACATGGCCCATATTGCGGGCCTGGTAGCTGCTGGTGTACACCCTTCTCCGGTGCCCTATGCTGATTTTGTTACCACTACTACCCATAAGACCCTGCGCGGACCACGCGGAGGATTGATCCTGGCCAAGAAGAAATTTGCCAAGGCCTTGGATTCAAATATTTTTCCCGGAATTCAGGGTGGACCTCTTGTTCATGTGATCTCAGCAAAGGCAGTGAGCTTCAAAGAGGCTATGACCGAGGAGTATCGCCAATATCAAAAGCAGGTTGTGGCTAATGCATCAACTTTGGCGACCCGCTTGGCAGAGCATGGTTTTCGGATCGTCTCCGGTGGTACAGACAATCATCTCATGCTCATTGACCTGAGCAGCAAGAATCTGACCGGAAAGGATGCGGAAGAACGTCTGGAACAGGCTGGTCTGACTGTTAATAAGAATGCCATTCCTTTTGACAAACAATCACGCTTTGTGACCAGTGGTATCCGTATCGGTACACCATCGGTTACGACCAGGGGCCTGAAAGAACCTGAGATGGTTATGATCGCTGATTGGATTAATCGAGTGCTCACCTCTGGTGAGGAAGAGGCTGCCTTGGTACGCCAGGAAGTACGGCAACTTTGTGATACTGTTCCTCTCTACCCCGAGATTACTCGGGATAGTTCTCTCTCATAA
- the nrdR gene encoding transcriptional regulator NrdR yields MKCPYCGQLDNRVIDSRLNKDKTITRRRRHCEACDQRFTTYERIEMMLPMLVKKDGRREAWDRGKMILGLEKACEKRPVSLEDIDQFVDGIEHRLQDIGGKELATSQLGEWVIEALPQLDEVAYVRFASVYRQFKDVNEFMDELKHFLDK; encoded by the coding sequence ATGAAATGCCCCTACTGCGGTCAGCTGGACAACCGGGTGATTGATTCTCGTCTTAATAAGGATAAAACCATTACCCGTCGTCGTCGTCATTGTGAGGCCTGTGACCAGCGTTTTACCACCTATGAACGCATCGAAATGATGCTCCCTATGCTGGTGAAAAAAGATGGGCGCCGCGAGGCATGGGATCGCGGGAAGATGATCCTCGGCCTGGAAAAGGCTTGCGAAAAACGTCCGGTGAGCTTGGAGGATATTGACCAGTTTGTTGATGGCATTGAGCACAGGTTGCAGGACATTGGTGGAAAAGAGCTTGCCACATCGCAGCTTGGGGAGTGGGTGATAGAAGCGCTCCCGCAGCTGGATGAGGTTGCCTATGTCCGCTTCGCTTCAGTCTATCGCCAGTTTAAGGATGTGAATGAGTTCATGGACGAGCTCAAGCATTTTTTGGATAAGTAG
- the ribD gene encoding bifunctional diaminohydroxyphosphoribosylaminopyrimidine deaminase/5-amino-6-(5-phosphoribosylamino)uracil reductase RibD — protein MNSDIEYMRLALREAEKGLGRTSPNPCVGAVIVRDDEVIAQGYHRQAGTPHAEVNAIADAVEKGRDCAGATIYVTLEPCNHTGRTPPCTQAILAAGFSRVVIGMADPNPVASGGADFLRSQGIEVTLGVLEQECRQLNYPFLKHSVTGLPWVVMKAGMSLDGKISRRQGKGGVITGPDSKKKVHQLRDRLDALLIGSGTAFIDDPSLTTRLEEKEGRDPLRVILDSQLRLPVDARMLKQQSSVATWIFCAQDASEQKQKALEEAGATVYRVSKDESGDLELIEVLSILGQDNITSVLVEGGSAVHGSFLKKRLVDQVYLFTAPYFIGEQGTSLLSGYSIGEEEEAFCLENRTVETLGKDILIQGLLKK, from the coding sequence ATGAACTCTGATATCGAATACATGCGTCTTGCTCTAAGGGAGGCGGAAAAGGGTTTGGGAAGAACCTCGCCTAATCCCTGCGTTGGCGCAGTTATTGTTCGAGATGATGAGGTAATAGCACAGGGATACCATCGTCAGGCTGGCACTCCTCATGCAGAGGTCAATGCTATTGCTGATGCCGTTGAAAAGGGCAGGGATTGCGCAGGTGCGACTATCTATGTCACGCTGGAGCCCTGTAATCATACCGGGCGGACTCCACCATGTACTCAAGCCATTTTGGCCGCTGGATTCAGTCGAGTTGTCATCGGGATGGCAGATCCCAACCCTGTTGCTTCAGGCGGTGCGGATTTTCTCCGCTCGCAAGGGATTGAGGTTACGCTCGGAGTTCTTGAACAGGAGTGCCGCCAGCTTAACTATCCTTTTCTCAAACATTCTGTGACTGGCCTGCCGTGGGTTGTAATGAAGGCGGGTATGAGCCTGGATGGAAAAATCAGCCGAAGGCAAGGAAAGGGTGGGGTGATCACCGGGCCGGATTCCAAAAAAAAAGTGCATCAACTGCGGGATCGGTTGGACGCTCTTCTCATCGGTAGTGGCACTGCCTTTATTGATGATCCATCTCTGACGACTCGCTTAGAGGAAAAGGAGGGAAGAGATCCTCTTCGGGTTATACTTGATAGCCAGCTCCGGCTTCCTGTTGATGCCCGTATGCTCAAACAGCAATCTTCGGTCGCAACCTGGATATTCTGTGCCCAGGATGCCTCTGAGCAAAAACAGAAGGCTCTGGAAGAGGCAGGCGCTACTGTGTATAGAGTGAGTAAGGATGAGAGTGGCGACCTTGAGTTGATTGAGGTCTTGAGTATATTAGGGCAGGACAATATTACTTCCGTGCTGGTGGAAGGAGGATCTGCTGTCCACGGTTCCTTTCTCAAGAAAAGGCTGGTTGATCAAGTTTATCTTTTTACAGCGCCTTATTTTATAGGAGAGCAAGGTACCTCTCTCTTGAGCGGCTATAGCATTGGTGAAGAAGAGGAAGCGTTTTGTTTGGAAAATCGAACGGTAGAGACTCTGGGGAAAGATATCCTTATTCAGGGGCTGCTGAAAAAATAG
- a CDS encoding ParB N-terminal domain-containing protein, whose translation MHDINLSDMNYSLNPFHQPLQENLLKSINNLGILHPPLLLKQQDNSFIILSGRRRIQAYLQYFQSSSTQEDKLEHDEKTLPALVFSSNGEKGENNPALLFTALVQHQLLSGSLSIIEQAVLLQKASMVLKEQEVLRLLPLLGMKAKPHVSGELIALLDLETTAQLGLHQGIIAPRSGKKLARFSLADQKQLAQLIEQFQLGGSKQQNLLDRLFQLTKRKQTSVEILISQWREKEKDKQLNGPQQVSSLLRWLDQQCQPRLKQAEDEFKKFNSQLQLPAGVRVDHALSFEEEQVTLSMDFSSKEELASIWPKIEALLQS comes from the coding sequence TTGCATGATATCAACCTGAGCGACATGAATTATTCCCTCAATCCTTTCCATCAGCCTCTACAAGAAAACCTGCTGAAAAGTATAAACAATTTAGGAATACTTCATCCACCACTCTTATTAAAACAACAGGATAACAGCTTTATTATTCTTTCAGGGAGGAGGCGTATTCAGGCATATCTTCAATATTTTCAGAGCTCAAGTACACAAGAAGATAAACTGGAGCATGATGAGAAGACACTCCCCGCCCTTGTTTTTTCTTCCAATGGGGAGAAAGGAGAAAACAACCCTGCCCTTTTATTTACAGCTTTAGTACAGCATCAGCTCCTTAGTGGGAGCCTCAGTATTATTGAACAGGCAGTGCTTTTACAGAAAGCAAGTATGGTATTAAAAGAGCAGGAGGTACTACGCTTACTGCCCCTGCTGGGAATGAAGGCAAAACCACATGTGTCGGGTGAGCTCATTGCTCTGCTTGATTTGGAAACGACTGCTCAATTGGGCCTACACCAAGGTATAATTGCACCACGCTCAGGAAAAAAACTGGCTCGTTTTTCTTTGGCTGACCAAAAACAGCTTGCCCAACTCATCGAACAATTTCAACTGGGGGGCTCTAAGCAGCAAAACTTGCTTGATCGGCTTTTTCAACTGACAAAACGCAAGCAAACTTCGGTCGAAATATTAATCAGCCAATGGAGGGAAAAGGAGAAAGACAAGCAACTGAATGGTCCACAACAAGTAAGCTCGCTTTTACGCTGGCTTGACCAGCAATGCCAGCCCAGATTAAAACAGGCTGAGGACGAATTTAAAAAATTCAACTCTCAACTTCAGCTACCTGCTGGGGTACGAGTTGACCATGCCTTATCATTTGAAGAGGAACAGGTGACGCTGAGTATGGATTTCAGTTCTAAGGAAGAATTAGCCAGCATCTGGCCGAAGATAGAAGCATTGCTTCAGTCATAA
- a CDS encoding integration host factor subunit alpha: MTLTKANLVQEVYQQHPGLTKAQATDSVETFINLVKESLITGEDLLLSGFGKFNVKDKRPRRGRNPQTGDELILDARRVITFKPSGILRNKING, translated from the coding sequence ATGACATTGACAAAAGCAAACCTCGTGCAAGAGGTTTATCAGCAGCATCCAGGACTGACTAAAGCCCAGGCTACAGATTCCGTGGAAACCTTTATCAATCTTGTTAAAGAATCACTGATCACCGGGGAAGATCTTCTTCTCAGTGGTTTCGGCAAGTTCAATGTAAAGGATAAACGCCCGAGAAGAGGACGTAATCCTCAGACAGGCGATGAGCTTATTCTGGATGCAAGAAGGGTTATTACCTTTAAGCCCTCTGGCATTCTTCGCAATAAAATCAACGGATAA
- a CDS encoding type II secretion system F family protein — protein MPVYVWKGVNTLGNKIKGEMEAGNEAAVLGQLKRLRIQNPKVKEKPKDMFANVAFLQPKVTGKDIVVFTRQMSTMIDAGLPLVQSLQILSKQQENPTFKRALLEIVNDVETGTTLADGMRKHPKCFDPLFANMIEAGEVGGILDTILSRLAEFKEKSMALQKKIKGAMTYPTICLGIAGLILAVILIFVIPVFEEMFASMGGALPAPTQLVVDMSKFAQHNFLYIIMAGFAVSFIFKKIYATEKGKLKMDGMFLHAPVAGILIRKVAVAKFTRTLSTMLQSGVPILDALQVVAKTAGNKVIEQAVFHVADSIAEGRPIAEPLEESGVFPNMVVQMINVGESVGALDAMLEKIADFYDEEVDQAVENLTAMIEPFMMVFLGGTIGGLVVAMYLPIFTMADSL, from the coding sequence ATGCCTGTCTACGTTTGGAAGGGAGTAAATACCCTAGGCAATAAAATTAAGGGTGAGATGGAAGCGGGCAATGAGGCTGCTGTTCTTGGTCAGCTTAAACGTTTACGCATCCAGAATCCAAAGGTCAAAGAAAAGCCCAAGGACATGTTTGCCAACGTGGCCTTCCTGCAACCCAAGGTCACAGGAAAAGATATCGTTGTTTTTACTCGTCAGATGTCTACTATGATTGACGCAGGTCTTCCCCTCGTGCAAAGTCTGCAAATTCTCTCCAAGCAGCAAGAAAATCCCACCTTCAAACGAGCACTTCTTGAGATCGTCAACGATGTTGAAACAGGTACAACCCTTGCTGACGGCATGCGTAAGCATCCAAAATGTTTTGACCCCCTCTTTGCCAATATGATTGAAGCGGGCGAGGTCGGTGGTATCCTTGATACCATCTTAAGCCGTTTGGCAGAATTTAAAGAAAAATCCATGGCCCTACAGAAAAAAATCAAAGGCGCCATGACCTATCCGACCATTTGTCTTGGTATTGCTGGCCTTATCCTTGCAGTCATCCTCATCTTTGTTATCCCGGTTTTCGAGGAAATGTTTGCAAGCATGGGTGGAGCCTTGCCTGCACCAACCCAGCTCGTTGTTGATATGAGTAAATTTGCTCAGCATAATTTCCTCTATATTATTATGGCTGGCTTTGCTGTAAGCTTTATTTTTAAAAAAATCTACGCCACGGAAAAAGGTAAACTCAAAATGGATGGCATGTTCCTCCATGCTCCTGTAGCAGGCATCTTGATTCGTAAGGTGGCGGTAGCCAAGTTTACCCGAACCCTCAGCACCATGCTGCAGAGTGGTGTCCCCATCCTTGATGCCTTACAGGTTGTGGCTAAAACAGCAGGTAATAAAGTTATTGAGCAGGCTGTTTTCCATGTCGCCGATTCCATTGCTGAAGGTCGTCCAATTGCTGAGCCTTTGGAAGAATCCGGCGTCTTTCCTAATATGGTTGTTCAGATGATCAATGTTGGTGAGTCTGTTGGTGCCCTTGATGCCATGCTGGAAAAGATCGCTGATTTCTATGATGAGGAGGTAGATCAGGCAGTTGAAAACCTCACTGCTATGATTGAGCCTTTCATGATGGTTTTTCTTGGCGGAACTATTGGTGGCCTTGTCGTTGCTATGTATCTCCCTATTTTCACGATGGCCGATTCTCTCTAA
- a CDS encoding PxxKW family cysteine-rich protein, with product MQTGKAVNYSDGPFQPIIEKCDGCDRIVEENSNQYCKTYAQPEAKWRLGICNFATHAKPEIEVVTVRVNPLKAAKRANSKRRGK from the coding sequence ATGCAGACCGGCAAAGCCGTAAATTATAGCGATGGTCCCTTTCAGCCAATTATAGAAAAATGTGATGGTTGTGATCGTATCGTTGAAGAAAACAGCAATCAGTATTGCAAGACCTATGCTCAACCGGAAGCAAAATGGCGTTTGGGGATCTGTAATTTTGCCACCCATGCAAAACCAGAAATCGAAGTCGTTACCGTGCGCGTTAACCCGCTGAAGGCGGCAAAACGCGCAAACTCTAAGCGAAGAGGAAAATAA
- a CDS encoding UDP-glucose/GDP-mannose dehydrogenase family protein translates to MKIAMIGTGYVGLVTGTCFAEFGHHVTCVDKLEEKIQALKEGKIPIYEPGLDTMVAKNAAEGRLQFTTDLAEAVPDADAIFIAVGTPTSRRGDGYADLTYIYAAAKEVAQFLKGYTVIVDKSTVPVGTARQVARIISETNPEADFDVASNPEFLREGAAIADFMRPDRVVIGVESERSEQALRDIYQPLYLRDTPIVSTTIETAELTKYAANAFLAVKISFINEIASVCEAVGANVIDLAKGIGMDGRIGSKFLHPGPGYGGSCFPKDTLALMRLVQEYGESLRIVEAAVEVNAAQKARMVKKIRDALGGSEAGKSLAILGLTFKPETDDMRDAPALTILPALLEKGATVKAHDPKGMEEAKKYLPEGVEYASDAYEACEDVDAVVLMTEWNQYRALDFERLKASMKTPVFIDLRNVYDPENLNNLGFCYVGVGRK, encoded by the coding sequence ATGAAGATAGCAATGATTGGAACAGGTTACGTTGGCCTCGTCACCGGAACCTGTTTTGCCGAATTTGGGCATCACGTTACCTGTGTAGATAAGCTTGAGGAGAAAATCCAGGCCTTGAAGGAAGGAAAAATCCCCATCTACGAACCTGGGCTCGACACAATGGTGGCAAAAAATGCCGCAGAAGGACGTCTTCAATTTACCACAGACTTAGCAGAAGCAGTACCTGATGCTGATGCGATTTTTATTGCTGTGGGCACCCCCACCTCCCGACGAGGTGATGGTTACGCTGACCTGACCTATATCTACGCTGCTGCCAAAGAAGTGGCTCAATTCCTCAAAGGCTATACTGTAATTGTGGACAAAAGCACAGTTCCCGTTGGCACTGCCCGCCAGGTTGCCAGAATCATCAGCGAGACAAATCCTGAAGCGGACTTTGATGTAGCTTCCAATCCGGAATTTCTCCGTGAAGGTGCAGCTATTGCCGATTTTATGCGCCCGGACCGCGTCGTCATCGGTGTGGAGTCCGAACGCTCTGAGCAGGCCCTACGGGATATATATCAGCCCCTCTACCTGAGAGACACGCCCATTGTCAGCACCACTATTGAGACAGCAGAGCTCACAAAATATGCTGCAAACGCCTTCCTCGCCGTAAAAATTAGTTTTATCAATGAAATAGCATCAGTTTGCGAAGCCGTTGGTGCAAATGTCATAGACCTTGCCAAAGGAATCGGCATGGACGGCAGAATAGGAAGTAAATTTCTTCATCCCGGTCCTGGATACGGTGGGTCCTGCTTCCCTAAGGATACCCTCGCGCTCATGCGCCTTGTCCAAGAGTACGGAGAAAGTTTGCGTATCGTTGAGGCGGCGGTGGAGGTCAACGCGGCGCAAAAGGCACGCATGGTCAAGAAAATCAGAGATGCCCTTGGAGGCTCTGAAGCTGGGAAAAGTCTTGCTATACTCGGTCTTACCTTTAAACCTGAAACCGATGACATGCGCGACGCACCTGCCTTGACTATCCTGCCCGCCCTCTTGGAAAAAGGAGCGACAGTGAAGGCTCATGATCCGAAAGGCATGGAAGAGGCGAAAAAATACCTTCCTGAAGGCGTTGAATATGCCAGCGATGCGTACGAGGCATGTGAAGATGTAGATGCTGTGGTCTTAATGACCGAGTGGAATCAGTACAGGGCTTTAGATTTCGAACGATTAAAGGCAAGTATGAAAACGCCGGTTTTTATAGATCTACGCAACGTATACGATCCCGAAAACCTGAATAATTTAGGCTTCTGCTACGTGGGGGTTGGGAGAAAATAA
- a CDS encoding alanine racemase, giving the protein MLLVQVNVGREPQKSGILPEEAKDLLQAMQSLTNLRVRGLMTMPPYGREPEESRPWFRALKKLSLELAETNCFYDNKAIELSMGMSGDFKVAIEEGATLVRVGTAIFGERAQK; this is encoded by the coding sequence ATGTTATTGGTCCAGGTCAATGTTGGTAGGGAACCGCAAAAGTCTGGAATTCTGCCAGAGGAAGCAAAAGATCTTCTTCAGGCCATGCAATCCCTGACCAACCTCCGGGTACGAGGATTAATGACCATGCCGCCGTATGGACGCGAACCAGAGGAAAGCCGCCCCTGGTTCCGAGCCTTGAAAAAATTATCACTGGAGCTTGCAGAGACAAACTGTTTTTATGATAATAAGGCTATTGAACTTTCTATGGGTATGTCAGGCGACTTCAAAGTCGCTATTGAAGAAGGAGCGACTCTGGTCCGGGTAGGGACTGCTATTTTCGGCGAAAGAGCTCAGAAATAA
- a CDS encoding TatD family hydrolase, giving the protein MKKRRQPPTLSPGYSLIDSHCHLDMEDSQEEISDLVDSARQSQVETIITIGIDLATSQKAVELAKTYPGIYASIGIHPHSADEGDDTTYQQLKELAKADKVVAYGEIGLDYAKQYAPVERQRKEFARQLELAKDLQLPIIIHDRDAHEDTIQIIKEQGPFPAGGVMHCFSGDTAFAQQVLDLGLYISIPGIVTFKNALDLQQVAQDIPLDSMVLETDGPFLTPAPFRGKRNRPEYLLYTAAMVAELRGISIDEIAQQTTQNTRRLFSLPEQV; this is encoded by the coding sequence ATGAAAAAAAGAAGACAGCCACCAACGCTCTCACCTGGGTACAGCCTGATTGATTCACATTGTCATCTTGATATGGAAGACAGCCAGGAAGAGATCAGCGACCTTGTTGACTCTGCCAGGCAATCTCAGGTCGAGACGATCATCACCATCGGCATTGACCTTGCCACTTCGCAAAAGGCGGTCGAACTCGCCAAGACATATCCTGGTATTTATGCTTCTATCGGAATTCACCCCCATAGTGCCGACGAAGGAGACGATACGACCTACCAGCAGCTGAAGGAGCTTGCCAAGGCTGATAAGGTCGTTGCTTATGGCGAGATCGGCCTCGATTATGCAAAACAATACGCTCCAGTTGAGCGCCAGCGCAAGGAGTTTGCTCGGCAACTCGAACTTGCCAAGGATCTTCAGCTTCCCATCATCATCCATGATCGCGATGCCCATGAAGACACCATACAGATCATCAAAGAGCAGGGACCATTTCCAGCGGGTGGTGTGATGCATTGTTTTTCCGGTGACACCGCCTTTGCTCAGCAGGTACTTGACCTAGGCCTGTATATTTCTATTCCCGGCATCGTCACCTTTAAAAACGCCTTGGACCTGCAACAAGTTGCTCAGGACATCCCTTTGGATAGCATGGTCCTGGAAACAGACGGCCCCTTTCTTACCCCGGCTCCTTTTCGAGGTAAACGAAATCGTCCTGAATACCTCCTCTATACCGCTGCTATGGTCGCCGAACTCAGGGGCATCTCTATTGACGAAATAGCCCAACAGACCACGCAAAATACCAGACGACTTTTCTCCCTCCCTGAACAGGTGTAA
- a CDS encoding nitroreductase, with product MEEYIQQAVQERRSIREFTEQAVAPELLHKIITAGIWAPSGLNNQPWRFVTIQEKGIADQLARLTHYAHIVEAAPALIAVYLDQEKMYDSVKDHQAAGACIQNMLLAAHELGLGAVWLGQILKNKQQVNEVLQLSDQYDLMAVVALGYPLHRNQQSRRLALEDFILHEFGGTAP from the coding sequence ATGGAAGAATATATTCAGCAGGCAGTTCAGGAGCGACGCAGTATTCGTGAATTTACAGAGCAGGCTGTCGCGCCGGAACTGCTTCATAAGATTATCACGGCAGGTATCTGGGCTCCGTCCGGGTTGAACAACCAGCCTTGGCGCTTTGTTACGATTCAGGAGAAGGGAATCGCGGACCAGCTTGCCCGCTTGACCCATTACGCACACATTGTGGAAGCAGCTCCGGCGCTTATTGCTGTTTACCTTGATCAGGAAAAGATGTATGATTCCGTCAAAGATCATCAGGCTGCCGGAGCATGTATCCAGAACATGCTGCTTGCTGCGCACGAGCTGGGACTCGGTGCGGTCTGGCTGGGACAGATTTTGAAAAATAAGCAGCAGGTCAATGAGGTGCTGCAGCTCAGTGATCAATACGACCTTATGGCTGTTGTGGCCTTAGGGTATCCATTACATAGAAACCAGCAATCCCGACGATTAGCGCTGGAAGATTTTATCTTACATGAATTTGGAGGAACCGCCCCATGA
- the coaBC gene encoding bifunctional phosphopantothenoylcysteine decarboxylase/phosphopantothenate--cysteine ligase CoaBC, translated as MQGRKILFGVTGSVAAFKAAGWVSTLAKEEAQVTVMMTESATRFVTPLTFGALSGQQVYTDMFGTGAEEMMAHISLSGDVDVVLIAPATAQTIARLAQGMADNLLSASVLAAAAPVVLCPAMNTRMLAHPATQRNLATLREFGYIIVEPESGPLACGEVGSGRLAEWETVREVLEGLFVEQDLARQHILITAGPTREPLDPARYLSNRSSGKMGYALARTAKRRGAEVTLVSGPTSLPVPPGVTLVLVQTAAEMAAAVQEHAPAAHIIVKAAAVADFRPKEFAALKIKKQSADLRLELVPNQDILATLGRERRADQILVGFAAESNNHEAEGRRKLETKKADMIVVNDILGERTGFDVDTNQVLLITRDNAEQLALLSKEETANSIWDKVMTLGKVDKV; from the coding sequence ATGCAGGGACGAAAGATTCTCTTTGGGGTAACCGGCTCGGTGGCCGCGTTTAAGGCCGCTGGCTGGGTCAGTACACTGGCCAAAGAAGAGGCGCAGGTGACGGTGATGATGACCGAATCCGCCACTCGCTTTGTTACGCCTTTGACCTTCGGCGCCCTTTCCGGTCAGCAGGTGTATACCGACATGTTTGGTACCGGCGCTGAGGAGATGATGGCCCATATCTCCCTGTCCGGCGATGTCGATGTAGTTCTGATTGCCCCGGCTACGGCCCAGACTATTGCCCGGCTTGCCCAGGGCATGGCTGATAATCTCCTTTCTGCTTCTGTCCTTGCTGCGGCTGCCCCGGTGGTTCTCTGTCCGGCCATGAATACCAGAATGCTTGCCCATCCGGCCACTCAGCGAAACCTCGCCACCCTGCGTGAGTTTGGCTATATCATTGTAGAGCCGGAAAGCGGCCCTTTGGCCTGCGGTGAGGTTGGTTCCGGTCGCTTGGCAGAATGGGAGACCGTGCGAGAGGTCTTGGAAGGACTTTTTGTGGAGCAGGATCTGGCCAGGCAACATATCCTGATCACAGCAGGTCCTACCAGAGAACCCTTAGATCCTGCTCGCTATTTGAGTAATCGCTCCAGCGGCAAGATGGGGTATGCCCTGGCTCGGACTGCGAAACGGCGGGGAGCAGAGGTGACCTTGGTTTCCGGGCCCACCAGCCTTCCTGTGCCGCCGGGAGTAACCCTGGTGCTCGTACAGACAGCCGCAGAGATGGCAGCGGCTGTGCAGGAGCATGCTCCTGCTGCACATATTATCGTCAAGGCAGCGGCTGTGGCTGATTTTCGACCCAAGGAGTTCGCAGCGCTCAAGATCAAGAAACAGTCTGCGGACCTCCGGCTTGAGCTGGTACCGAATCAGGATATCCTGGCAACCTTGGGACGGGAGCGGCGAGCGGATCAGATCCTGGTTGGTTTTGCCGCAGAGAGTAATAATCATGAGGCGGAAGGACGGCGGAAGCTGGAGACCAAAAAGGCGGATATGATCGTGGTCAATGATATTCTGGGCGAACGAACCGGCTTTGATGTGGATACCAATCAGGTGCTGCTGATCACGCGGGATAATGCGGAGCAACTGGCACTCCTGTCCAAGGAAGAAACCGCAAACAGCATTTGGGACAAGGTTATGACCTTGGGGAAGGTTGATAAAGTATGA